DNA from Candidatus Woesearchaeota archaeon:
AAAGAATTGCCCGTAGAATCATACACTGTAAGGTTAATTTTTATATTCTTATCCCCTACTTGGGCTCTTGTCCCGGATTTGACAAGTGTATTTCCCAAGTCAAATCCGTATTCAATAATGCTCTCTACATGGCTGCCCCCGTCCTGCTTTACAGCCCAGTTAAGGATAATCTCATAGCTGTTTATTGTATACTCAGGATTTGCCAGCTGGGGAAATGCTGCCAATGCCATTTGGTCAGCAGTCTGTCCTGAAACAAAAGGGACTTCACTTGTCACAACAGTGCTTGTGTAATTATACCAGGATGTATTTAGCATCGTAAAATGCTTTGCAATATCAAATCCCATCTCTCCAAGAAGCTGGTGGAAAGGCTGTAATAAGTTGAATCTCTTTCCTCCTGTCTGGTTTGCAACGCTGTTGGGCCCGTTATATTCAGGGACAGCATATCCTGCAGCATCAGGATCCATGCAAACAGTATATACCGTCACATCATTATTATTCATCAGGTTAATGGTCTGCGGCAGCTTATTCAAATTAGTGCCTAAGTTTCCTGTATAATCGTCGCTGTCTTCATCAGTAAGCAGTATGAAGAACTTCTTTGAATTCGGGTTGAAATTGAAATGGCTTAATGTGGCGTCAAGCGCACTCAGGCCGTTTTCTGTACCTCCGCTGGGGCGAATTTGGTTAAGGTTTGACCTGAAAGCATTTATGTCGGACGTAAGGCTGCCGATAGGGGCTGAATAATACTCAAAGTCCACAACGCCCAGCCTGAAAGGAATTCCCTTTCTGCTTAATTCATCCGCAAATATCTGGGCATTATGCCTGACAGCCTGGATATCATTCTGCATAGAGCCGCTCCTGTCAACAATCCACACTATCTCGGCAGATTCAAAGCCGGAGCCGTTCACAGTGATATTGGTAGTCTTCGTGACATTAACCAGCAGAGTATAATTTACATCCACGTCGTTATTCGATGGTATAGAATTATTAACATTTACCCAAAGCTCATATTCCGCTGTAACGCCGGGGATAGTGTTGTTCTTTAATTTCACGTCCTGGCCGATATAAGTGTTAACCTGGCTGTAATGGGTCAGGGTATAATAGTCATATTCAGTAACTATATTTCCGTCAAGGGTGGGTCCGCTGGTGCAGCAGATTTCTATTTCATAGCCTCCTGCATCAAAATGCGCGTTTGTCAGACGGTCAAGCGTCACCACTGCTTTTTCCGACGGGGTGCAGCTCTCTCCCTTGCTCGTATTTATCGACCTGCAGGACAAGTCACCATAGCACACGTCAACAGCATAATCATTTTTCTCGGGTATCTGGCCGTGTGCATTGCCCGGCTGGTCCAGCCCGGCAACCTTATTCGTTCCCGTGCATTGGTGCGGGTTGCTGCCTGTATAGGGCACGCCGAAAATATCTGGATAGCAGATATCATAGCCGGGCTCCATCTCCCACCATGCTATCTCATCACCGGCGGCTGCGCTGCCTAAAATATCAATATCGCCGTCGCCGTCGATGTCAATGGCATAAGCAGAGCTTGCTCCGCTAAAGGCAGCATCTACAACATGTTTTGTCCACGAATTGCCGTTTCCGTTGTCGTTCTCATACCAGGATATTTCATCATCATTCCTGGCGGCGGCGGCGGCATCAATATCGCCGTCGCCGTCGATGTCAATGGCATAGGCTGTCTGGGCGCCATTAAAGTTTGGATCAATAATATTTTGTGTCCAGGAGCTTCCGTCGCCGTTGTCATTCTTCCATAAATATACCCTATCGGTTTGACTTGACGCGCCTAAAACATCTGCATCGCCGTCGCCGTCGATGTCAGCAGCATGGACATCTGTATATTCAAAGCTGCCGATAGTGTGCAGTGTCCAGGAGGTTCCGTCGCCGTTGTCATTCTTCCACCAGTACACGCCTGCATTATCAGCCTCCGATCCTATAACATCAGTATAACTGTCTCCGTCGATGTCAATGGCATATACGGAATATCCCTCAAGCCCCGCAGCTATAAATCTTGTTGTCCAGGAGCTTCCGTCGCCGTTGTCATTCTCATACCATACTATCCCGCCCGGGCCGACTTGTTTGCCCTGTGCGGCTGCCAAAACATCCATATCATTGTCTCCGTCGATGTCAGCAGCATAAGCATCAAAAGCCATATCTAGGCTTCCATCTAAAACATGCTTTGTCCAGGAGCTTCCGTCGCCGTTGTCATTCTCATACCATGCCACCTCATCGTTGTCAGAGTCCGCAGCCAAAACATCCATATCATTGTCTCCGTCGATGTCAGCGGCATGGACAGAAACACCATCAAAACTCGCCCCTATAACCCGCTTTGTCCACGAATTGCCGTTTCCGTTGTCGTTCTCATACCATGCTATCTCATCAGTGAAGCCCCCTGCAGCGGCTAAAACATCTGCATCGCCGTCGCCGTCGATATCAGCAGCATAAGCATCATTAGCCTGGTCAAAGCCTGAATCAATGTTATGTTTTATCGGGGTAAACAAGAAATTCCATAAGGCGCCGTGCGCATTAGTTGCTGCGTCCAGCCGCATTATGGTCTGGTCGTCTGCGCACGACAGGACTTCGCTGCCTGCACAGGCTGCTACAACTATGCCGAATGCCAGCATCAAAGCTATTTTGTTCCTTATCATGGTCCCATAGTTAAGTTAATTGCCTCATTTACAGCATATTTTTCCTCTATCGTGAAGAGCTGCCCTGCAAAGTTGTATCCAGTTCCTAAAAAAGGGATTACCCCTTCAACCCAGTCCCACACATGGATTACCATCTTTGCCTCGATTATTTTCCCATTGACAAACATCTTCACAAATTTTTCCTCTGTGGCAAGGTTCCTGCTTCTGGCAGCCAGAAGGTCAAATATTATCTTGTAATCAGGCCCCCCGTTCGGCCTGTCTCTTCCGTTCCATCCCCAGTACTGCCAGGAATTCTTTCCTGTTACTGTGACAACATTATCATGCTTATCTATGAAATAGAAGACATATTCCTCCTTTATTCCCAGTAGCGACTTGGTCTTGGTATAGCTCAGGTTGCCGAATCTTATCAGCTGTCCTTCCGTGAGAATGTCCCCTTCAAGGAGCCCTATCTGCTTTACAGTGCTCTCATCCCAAACAGTAGGATAAGCTTCGCTTGTGAGAAGCTCACCTATATTCCGGGCCTCCCTCTCATAATCCTCATAATCAGAGCCCGGGGAATTAAGGATTGTGAAATAATAAACCAGCACAGAGATAACCAGGCCGAATACCAGTAAGAATAGAAAAGAGCTAATAACAATAGACTGCGCTTTTTTCATCAAACTCCCCTTTTTTTCAAATATCGTAATATCTGCCTAAAATTGGTTTATTCACTAATTTTTCGATTTTATATTTATAAATCTTTCCCAAAAAAAAACTGCTCTGCTATCCCGAAAGTGCCTTACATCACCAAACTGGTTTACATTTCATTAAAAGCAAATACGCCCGATTTGAACATGTAAGCTAAAAACGTGATAGCACACCAAAAAAAGAAGCTGCAGAAGAAGGCATCGGAGCCCAATTTTAAAAGCAAGATTTATATATGATAGGCCCATTCAATCGCATTATGTTAGAAGAAGTTAAAAGGTGGATTTCAAAGGCAGAATCTGATTTAAAAAATGCTGAAGATAACCTCAATATTAACAATTATGAGCTATCCTCTTTCCTAAGCCAGCAGGCTGTGGAAAAAGCCCTCAAATCTCTACAGATTAAAACAGAAAAAAAATTTACAAAAACGCACGATATTCTTTTTCTGGCAAAAAAACTTAATTTACCGAAGAAATTGCTAAATCACTGTGATAAACTCAATCCTGTTTACATTGAAACTAGATATCCTGACGCCAGTGGTGAATTTGCCTCTTATACAAAGGAGGAATCAGAAGAGGATCTTGGGTCTGCCAAAGAGGTATTGGCATGGATAGGAAAAAAGCTTTAATAAAAGATTTAAGTATTTTTAAAAATAAAATTAATAAAAAATACTCTGTAGATAAGATGATCTTTTTTGGCTCACGAGCAAAAGGAAAACCAAAAAAAGATTCAGACATAGACATGGTTATAGTTTCTAAATATTTCCAAGGCAAGAAATTTAGATATAGGCCGCTAGGTATGTATACTTACTGGAATCTGGATTACCCTGTAGATTTCCTTTGCTATACTCCAGAGGAGTTTGATAAGCTAAAAAATCAGGTTACTATTGTAAAAGAAGCAGTGAAAGAAGGCATCGAGATCTAGCCCTAAAAATCAAAAAATATATATAGGAACTAATCAGAATTTCAGTAATAATAGTTGTTATGCTAAAAAAAGGGTGAGAAAATATGAGAAAATATTTTGCAATTCTGGTTTGCCTGTTTGTCATGCTTGCCGCTGCTAATGCAGCTCCGCCGGCCAGGCACCATTTAATAAGCGAGGTTTATATCCCCGCAGCTGACAAGGTGCTCAGCCAGATCCTTACAGTAGACACAAGCGATAACTTTAATCTTGCCGCAGGCCTTAAAGTCGGCCCGACAGCAACCGCAATACCCGGCATGATTCGCTTTGCCAACAATAAGTTCGAAGGCTACAACGGAACAGCCTGGATTGGCTTTGGTGCAGGCGGGTCAGGCAGCGGCTCTGGCTCCGGCAGCCCCCAGATATACGAGCGAGCCTGCAATTGGGCGTCCAATGACCTTTGGGGTGGCAACCCCATAACAGGTTCATGTGTCCCTCCTGCATGCTATGGAACAGATATTGATTTGGGTATCAGCTCAGAAGTAAGTGGTATAGGCTCTCATTTTGGATTTGAGCAGGCAGTAGGTAATGATATAAGGAAGTGTCTGCGTGTTGAGCCAGGCTCTATTTACAAGTTAAGCTGTACGTGGCATGACATAAACAGCCCTCTCCCAGTGTGTGCGCCACCTGCATGCAATGCCGGGGACACGGATTTAGGAACCAATACAAGATACATCGACATGGAGTCAGAATCTGGTCATCAGGGCTATGTCGGAGTTATTGAGCGTGACTGCGCAACCACTTCCGGCGGAAGCTCTGGCGTAACGTGCCAGGTTTTGCATCCTTTTAACAGTGCTGAAGCAGCAACTCAGGGAGATTATGAAGTAGATATACCAAGCTATTGTATCGACAGCTCATGTACAATTATATTTAACAGATTTTACTCAGACCATTCATTAAATGACGGAAAAGCAATGCAATTCTATCAGGACAGCACTCTTAATACATGGGTTGCGGGGGAAGCGTCCAACGGAGGAGTGAATGGAGACGGCACGCAGGACACTATAGTAACGCTTGGCGGGACAGATATCTATCTCTTCGACGATCGAGGAGCACAAAATGATCCTGCAAAATGGACCATGACAGATAACCATGGCACTCTCGCAGGGGAACTTATCGTATGTGGCGGCGGAGGCTCTGGCAGAACGGGATTAACATATGACAGCGGATGGTTCCCAGTAAACGCAGGAGAATACCACACTCTTGCTCCAAACCAGGGAACCTACTATGAAACGATTGAAGTACTGTTTTCACCAGACGCAAATTACAGCAGGAGAACATATAATAACCATGTTTATTATGGCGGCGGTGTAGGATGGATTGGGCCTGAAATCACACAAGTCGATTCCAACACATTAAAGATATTAACAGCCTCATATGCTGTTGGAAGAACGATAAATTCCGACGATACTGTAACCAACTGGCCTAGTGGCTACTACCGAGTCATAGCTTGGAAATAGGGAAATAAATAGCTGGTTGAAGCAATAAATGAATTAAAAGTGAACTACTTCGGGTTTCTCTCTGTGCTCAATCCGCAGGGCTCTTGCCTGCCTCGCTCCTAGAACAGGGGCTTGTTCTAACCTACAATCAGGAAGATGAACTAAATATTATGGAAAAAGAATATTCATAAAGCTTGTCTGGAAAGGCTATTAGAGAGATAATCAAACAGCCTCACCAACAACCACCCTTAACGAATTTCTTCGGCATTATTAATAATTTATTTTGTATATTATAAATGAAAACATTTATATATTAGTAATATATAGTTATGCTATGATCACTAAAGCTGAACTAAGGGAAATAGTCTTAAAGCACCAACAGGAATTGAAAAAAGATTTAGGTATCAAAAGAGATTTTCAGATAAAATTACTAAAAAAATTCATAACAATAATTTCGGGGATAAGAAGGTGTGGCAAATCCACGCTAATAAGGCAATTCCTAAAAGAAAAATCACCCATATATTATCTCTATTTTGAAGATATTTCCTTGAGTAAGTTTGAATTAAAGGACTTTTCAAAATTAGACGGCTTATTTATAGAGCTTTTAGGTGAAAATGGGATATACTTTTTTGATGAAATACAGAACATTAAAGGGTGGGAGATTTATGCAAGGTCTCTCGTAGACGCAGGAAAACAAGTTATAATCACTGGCTCAAACGCATCCATGTTAAGCAAAGAGCTGGGAACAAGACTCACCGGAAGAAACTTAAGATACGAACTTTATCCCTTTTCTTTTAACGAGTTTTTGAAGCTAAGGAGAACAAAACCGAATATTAAGAACTTTGAAGCATATATGAAAGAAGGAGGATTTCCTGAATATATTAAGCTGAAAGATCAGGATATTTTAAGAAATCTTTTTGAAGATATTTTCTATAGGGACATAGTTGTAAGGAATGACATTAGAAATGAGACTGAATTAAAAAGTCTGCTTTATTATCTTATATCAAATATAGGAAAGGAAGTATCTTATAATAAGTTAAAAGATATGGTTAATGTCGGATCAACTAATACTATAACACAATTCATACATGCATTCACGCAAGCTTATATGTTATTCCCTTTAAACAAGTTCGACTTTTCATACAAGAAACAGATAGTGAACCCTAAGAAAATATACTGCATAGACAATGCATTGATTCTTCTAAATGCTTTTTCCTTTTCTAAGAATAAAGGCAGGCTATTAGAGAATTTGGTTTTTATTAGCCTAAAAAGAGAAGGAAAAGAAATATATTATCATAAAAATAAAAAAGAATGTGATTTTATTATTAAAAAGGGGGATAAAATCAGTGAAGCGATTCAAGTATGCTATGAACTAAGTGAAGACAATCGCGAGAGGGAAATAGAAGGAATTATAGAAGCAATAAAGTCTTATCAATTAAAACAAGGTTCAATATTGACCTATAATGAAGAAGACGAATTAGAAATTGATGGAAAAAGAATATTCATAAAGCCTGTCTGGAAATGGCTATTAGAGAGATAATCAAACAGCCTCCCCAACAACGCTCCTCAGCATATGCCCAACAACTTTAATATTATAGAATTTTTTTAATTCTAATTTCTTATTAACGCCAACGATTAAAGGATAGGTCCCGATCTGCCTTCCAAAAGTATGGTTGCCGTCATGGACTTCCATCCGGACATCTCTCAAAACACTTCCCAAAGGAAGCATTTTCTTAAGCATCGGAAAATCAATCTTCTGCCTTATCTCGTTCCTCCATTTCCAGTAATGCTTCTTGTTTTTCTTCAGAAACTTATTCCCGACAAAATCAAAAAGCGGTGTGCCCTCAAAAATATTAACCTGCCTTATATTTATACGGCGCAGCAGCAAATCATTCTCAAGAATCTTAGTCAGCCATTTCATGTTCTCAACATGCGTCTGCTTACTCTCCTTGCCCAAACCAAACAATATATTCAACCCGGGCAAAAACTTAGGCATGCCGTTTGAGCCAACCTCCTTGCCATATTCATTCAACACCTTAACAGCAGAATAAACATCAGAAGGATTGCAATTCAGGTTATTGGCTGAGATAACATCAGGATCAAAGCTTTCCACTCCAAAAGCAGCTACATTACCCGAGGTACAATTCTTGACAATAGCTTCAGTAACCTTCTCTTTCTTAAGGACCATATTTGGGTTAGCATTGTCTATATGCAATGTACGCAGGTCAGGAAATCTTCCCCTAATCTCATTTAACAAACCAACAGCATCAGGATAGGTATAGAAACAGCTCTGCTTTCCAAGCCGAAAATCGCGCACACCCAAATCATAAAAAGATCCGATCTCATCAATAATGTCCTTCTTGTTTCTGAACTCAAGCTTATGCTTCAAGGGCTCCATGCAGAAGCTGCACCCTTTAGGGCGAGTACAGCCGTGCCCTGTTTCAATCTCCACAATCCTCAAATCAGGTATCTGTAAAATAATCTCAGCTCCCAAAACAGAATATTCCTTTACCTTGCTGTAGCTGAAGTCAAATTTTTCTATAGAATCAAATTTGCCTAAATCTGCCTTTTCATAAAACCTGCCGCCTTCCGAAGCGGTTCCGAAAACAGCAGGCCCGGTCAAAATCTTCCTGAATTTAAGCCCCCTCACCAGTTTCAAAGCTTCATTCAGGGTTGCAGGCAGTGCAGAAAGGTATTTTCCCGGTGTGTGCACTCCCAGCACTATTATCATTTCATCGGTGGAATTCAAAACCCTATTAATCCCATCAAAATTCCTGGTTAAGTTATATACCCTGATATCTGTCTTCCGCTGCTTTCTCATCTTAGAAAGCCTGAAAAGCCTTAAATCATCTATCGTGATATAGTTAACCTCAAAATCCTCGGATTTCAGGTAGCCGTATATATACCTGGGATAAGTTCCCAGATAAGGCGGAACTCCCAGGCCCGCAGGCTCATCAGTATAGCAGTCAAGTATTGTGTAAGCCATAAAAATAAAAGCATGCCACTGAATAAAAATGTTTGGATAAACAGCCTGCATAAGCTGTAAGGCAGCAGAAAGTATGAAATTTCTCAAAATAAGGAAAACCTTAATAAAGCAGTTTAACCTAAAGAAAACATGAGGAAATATGACCTTCATATACATTCAACTTACTCGCCCTGCAGCATAATTCAGCCAATAACAATACTAAAGCGGGCAAAGAAAGCAGGCCTCGATGGAATAGCAGTAACAGACCACAACACTATAAAAGGCAGCATAGAAACAAGGAAGCTGAACAAGGACAAAGGATTTGAGGTAATTACTGCCAGCGAAGTAAGGACGGATAAGGGCGACATATTAGCGCTTTACATACAGGAAGACATAAAAAATACAGAAATAATGGAATGCATAGATGAGATAAAGGCGCAGGGCGGCATAATCGTGATTGCCCATCCTTTCAGGAACATTCCCTGGCTGAGATTCAATTATCCCATAAAAAAAATAAAGAATAAGATAGACGCTGTAGAAACATTCAACTCAAGAAACATATTATTTGGGAATAAAAAAGCCGAAAAAACAGCAGATTCGCTAAATATAGCAAAAATCGGGGCAAGCGATGCCCATATTCCTTTGGATATAGGAAAAGGCTATACAGTTTTTGAATCTGATCTAAGAAAAGCAATAAAGGAAAGGGCAACAATGCCTAAAGGAACAAGCCGCTATGGCTTATTATCAGGCATTGTATCATCAGCCAATAAAAGGATATTATATCCGCTAAAGGTGAAAAAGAAATGATCCTGCTGCTGCTTCAAAGCATATATTTTATCGTGCCTGCTTATTTTGCAAACATGGCTCCGGTGATAGCTAAAAGGCTCAGAATCTTAAAAGAGATCAGCCATCCCGTAGACATGAATACTAAATTAGAGGACGGCAAGCCCCTGTTCGGCAGGCACAAGACATACAGGGGGATAATAGTTGCAGTAATCACCGGCATTTTGTTTGCATATGTCCAAAAAGCACTATACAGCATAGCATTCTTCAGGGATATAAGTATTATAGATTACTCAAATCCTGCTCTGTTGGGAATCCTGCTTGGAGCAGGCGCTATTACAGGAGACCTTCTGAAAAGCTTTTTCAAGAGGAGGATAAATATAAGGCCCGGGAGGCCATTCATACCTTTCGACCAGGTTGATTTTGTCATCGGGGCTTATATATTCGCCTATCCTGCCTATGCAGAAGCAATTTCATTCCGATTGACGCTTTCCTCATTAATAGCTTCCTTTGTTCTGCATATTGCAGTAAACCACTTAGCATACTACCTAAAAATCAGGAAAGAAAAATGGTAAAAAAAGACAGGGCTGTCTTAAACCTGGCAAATAGCCTGACTATAGCAAGGATGCTCCTCGCTCCGGTATTCTCAGCGCTTATTTTTATGGAGATGTACATAAGTGCATTCATAGTCATACTAATAGCCACTTTGACAGATTTCCTGGACGGCCATATAGCAAGAATATGGAAGATGCAGACCCGGCTGGGAAAGATGCTTGACCCTTTGGCAGACAAAGTAATCATCTCTTTTGCCATCATAACTCTATTGGTCAAGCTGGATTTTCCTCTGTGGGCAGGGATACCCATAATATTAAGGGACATTATCCTATTCTCTGGTGGGCTGGTATACCTATCAAAAAATAGGAAAAAAGTGCTTAAGCCCAATCTTCTGGGAAAGATAACCACATTTTTTCAGATGTCAGCTATTGTTGTATATGTAGTAAATATAAATGATATTATAAAGAATGGCCTGCTCGTTCTCACTCTGGCTTTTACTTTCATCTCAGCATACGTTTATTTCATCAAGGGCTACAGGCTGTTTTTCACTAAAAAAAAGAAAAGGGTTAATCTTCCCAACAAAATAACCATATTCAGGATACTGGCTATACCCGTATTCATAGCTTTCCTGTTAAGCAGCTTTGAATACAAGAACATAGTAGCAACTGTCCTGTTCATTATCATTGCATTATCCGATGCTTTGGACGGCTATATAGCAAGAAAGAGGTATCAGGTAACATCATTCGGAAAATTAGTTGACCCCCTGGCAGATAAGCTCTTGGTCTCTT
Protein-coding regions in this window:
- a CDS encoding VWA domain-containing protein — encoded protein: MIRNKIALMLAFGIVVAACAGSEVLSCADDQTIMRLDAATNAHGALWNFLFTPIKHNIDSGFDQANDAYAADIDGDGDADVLAAAGGFTDEIAWYENDNGNGNSWTKRVIGASFDGVSVHAADIDGDNDMDVLAADSDNDEVAWYENDNGDGSSWTKHVLDGSLDMAFDAYAADIDGDNDMDVLAAAQGKQVGPGGIVWYENDNGDGSSWTTRFIAAGLEGYSVYAIDIDGDSYTDVIGSEADNAGVYWWKNDNGDGTSWTLHTIGSFEYTDVHAADIDGDGDADVLGASSQTDRVYLWKNDNGDGSSWTQNIIDPNFNGAQTAYAIDIDGDGDIDAAAAARNDDEISWYENDNGNGNSWTKHVVDAAFSGASSAYAIDIDGDGDIDILGSAAAGDEIAWWEMEPGYDICYPDIFGVPYTGSNPHQCTGTNKVAGLDQPGNAHGQIPEKNDYAVDVCYGDLSCRSINTSKGESCTPSEKAVVTLDRLTNAHFDAGGYEIEICCTSGPTLDGNIVTEYDYYTLTHYSQVNTYIGQDVKLKNNTIPGVTAEYELWVNVNNSIPSNNDVDVNYTLLVNVTKTTNITVNGSGFESAEIVWIVDRSGSMQNDIQAVRHNAQIFADELSRKGIPFRLGVVDFEYYSAPIGSLTSDINAFRSNLNQIRPSGGTENGLSALDATLSHFNFNPNSKKFFILLTDEDSDDYTGNLGTNLNKLPQTINLMNNNDVTVYTVCMDPDAAGYAVPEYNGPNSVANQTGGKRFNLLQPFHQLLGEMGFDIAKHFTMLNTSWYNYTSTVVTSEVPFVSGQTADQMALAAFPQLANPEYTINSYEIILNWAVKQDGGSHVESIIEYGFDLGNTLVKSGTRAQVGDKNIKINLTVYDSTGNSFVTSHHINLSRGLNHTDSFYSSPTLKNIIELYNGTAYSDVPDDIYSQPLMEIIGYSLVSGRVSPLPGSVAMSFGSGGLATASQDDTIWLDYFPPAPTYSYLKSYTDSSFHLLMRVDYNASGTWISQGIVHNDTVERSMSAGELLELDDIWNNLPWNTNNTRHNGTFRAYAAAARLNGDVYEYNGKKMEFWHPFNVTIKTIPALDCGISPDEQGFGLPVMAYVGAIPGITINNAAATITLPDSTVDVVNLADYGNRWSSTINYWQNGTYSYSIVYFTNKGAGMCNGTFEYYIDPGLHISPKRGVYIEGETVELNDSWVNVADEICYWRFGDYVCQNVSRAVYNGSRAENNGPDFNLSLLLHLQYYNPITSAWQNSDVVHNAAMLMRRNEYINFTRFWNEMGEWDSTGFANGTYRVRAALTNASGDIVFDFRTNPAEDYANFTLKPRCNLTAAFWAWASNGSRINGADVYNGTIVNLNVTGKDCGGRMINYTIWEDDIGFLFWHDKLVYSGPSSAWPASWIHDGFGQGDPEFFFNASAGWEDYIISDLLHVIKSPACG
- a CDS encoding HEPN domain-containing protein, giving the protein MIGPFNRIMLEEVKRWISKAESDLKNAEDNLNINNYELSSFLSQQAVEKALKSLQIKTEKKFTKTHDILFLAKKLNLPKKLLNHCDKLNPVYIETRYPDASGEFASYTKEESEEDLGSAKEVLAWIGKKL
- a CDS encoding AAA family ATPase, producing MITKAELREIVLKHQQELKKDLGIKRDFQIKLLKKFITIISGIRRCGKSTLIRQFLKEKSPIYYLYFEDISLSKFELKDFSKLDGLFIELLGENGIYFFDEIQNIKGWEIYARSLVDAGKQVIITGSNASMLSKELGTRLTGRNLRYELYPFSFNEFLKLRRTKPNIKNFEAYMKEGGFPEYIKLKDQDILRNLFEDIFYRDIVVRNDIRNETELKSLLYYLISNIGKEVSYNKLKDMVNVGSTNTITQFIHAFTQAYMLFPLNKFDFSYKKQIVNPKKIYCIDNALILLNAFSFSKNKGRLLENLVFISLKREGKEIYYHKNKKECDFIIKKGDKISEAIQVCYELSEDNREREIEGIIEAIKSYQLKQGSILTYNEEDELEIDGKRIFIKPVWKWLLER
- a CDS encoding radical SAM protein, yielding MYMKVIFPHVFFRLNCFIKVFLILRNFILSAALQLMQAVYPNIFIQWHAFIFMAYTILDCYTDEPAGLGVPPYLGTYPRYIYGYLKSEDFEVNYITIDDLRLFRLSKMRKQRKTDIRVYNLTRNFDGINRVLNSTDEMIIVLGVHTPGKYLSALPATLNEALKLVRGLKFRKILTGPAVFGTASEGGRFYEKADLGKFDSIEKFDFSYSKVKEYSVLGAEIILQIPDLRIVEIETGHGCTRPKGCSFCMEPLKHKLEFRNKKDIIDEIGSFYDLGVRDFRLGKQSCFYTYPDAVGLLNEIRGRFPDLRTLHIDNANPNMVLKKEKVTEAIVKNCTSGNVAAFGVESFDPDVISANNLNCNPSDVYSAVKVLNEYGKEVGSNGMPKFLPGLNILFGLGKESKQTHVENMKWLTKILENDLLLRRINIRQVNIFEGTPLFDFVGNKFLKKNKKHYWKWRNEIRQKIDFPMLKKMLPLGSVLRDVRMEVHDGNHTFGRQIGTYPLIVGVNKKLELKKFYNIKVVGHMLRSVVGEAV
- a CDS encoding PHP domain-containing protein; this encodes MRKYDLHIHSTYSPCSIIQPITILKRAKKAGLDGIAVTDHNTIKGSIETRKLNKDKGFEVITASEVRTDKGDILALYIQEDIKNTEIMECIDEIKAQGGIIVIAHPFRNIPWLRFNYPIKKIKNKIDAVETFNSRNILFGNKKAEKTADSLNIAKIGASDAHIPLDIGKGYTVFESDLRKAIKERATMPKGTSRYGLLSGIVSSANKRILYPLKVKKK
- a CDS encoding CDP-2,3-bis-(O-geranylgeranyl)-sn-glycerol synthase, whose protein sequence is MILLLLQSIYFIVPAYFANMAPVIAKRLRILKEISHPVDMNTKLEDGKPLFGRHKTYRGIIVAVITGILFAYVQKALYSIAFFRDISIIDYSNPALLGILLGAGAITGDLLKSFFKRRINIRPGRPFIPFDQVDFVIGAYIFAYPAYAEAISFRLTLSSLIASFVLHIAVNHLAYYLKIRKEKW
- the pgsA gene encoding CDP-diacylglycerol--glycerol-3-phosphate 3-phosphatidyltransferase, encoding MVKKDRAVLNLANSLTIARMLLAPVFSALIFMEMYISAFIVILIATLTDFLDGHIARIWKMQTRLGKMLDPLADKVIISFAIITLLVKLDFPLWAGIPIILRDIILFSGGLVYLSKNRKKVLKPNLLGKITTFFQMSAIVVYVVNINDIIKNGLLVLTLAFTFISAYVYFIKGYRLFFTKKKKRVNLPNKITIFRILAIPVFIAFLLSSFEYKNIVATVLFIIIALSDALDGYIARKRYQVTSFGKLVDPLADKLLVSSALIFLIGKGIQPWIAYVIIAREFAVTGIRMIALTKNYTIPAKLSGKVKTVTQIIAITAVLLKLSFGYHLMIIAVIITIYSGIEYIWYARHFFKELA